Proteins encoded in a region of the Streptomyces sp. NBC_01298 genome:
- a CDS encoding endo-alpha-N-acetylgalactosaminidase family protein, giving the protein MRPLRPTSLLCAAVLGLGTTLVAGIAPATAAGTVTIASPALAVQVDTAFPRVVQFTDQATGAVLHGNEDPLTQVNLNGSAQTPIVTSTVAADHVDYTMAFANGDTVKATLSVSGSALTFAVTSIADSAVPVTSLSIPQHNLVSVRSSQPGAAVETTRMNTNTTGTGDTFTPLTSGTTADAAPQGAMYAILNTGSLAASIATNSYYDSPSGQNAADSGRIQKQTVAKSGYRRAGLWSGDWLHRAAGAPGTEPLPYAKVVVTGDRNADAAVDWQDGAVAFRSIMTSPQGWQDTARRVVQRIPYNFASQATHPFLQTLDETKRVARATDGLGQFVLLKGYGSEGHDSAHPDYGLVGTRQGGAADLNTLIAAGAGYNADIGVHINDTEAYPVARGFDPALLNSGGADKGWDYLDQSYHLNYRLDGTSGKRLARLQELKAVAPDLKFLYVDTWYGDGYTSQALAREINGLGYQLTTEFPDKFEDQSLWSHWANDLNYGGSNYKGVNSQVVRFIRNQQRDDWIAGDPLLGGGTLTAYEGWQGTKDFANFISTTFTTNLPTKYLQGFTIRKWAANRINFDGGVSATLSGATRTISKDGHPVLIGDSYLLPWNQSGESKLYHWSGAGGTSTWNVPTSWAQNGTAKLYKLTDQGRVPVSDLPVTGGKVTVTATAKTPYVVYPSAAPVQADAGFGEGGPVRDPGFTSGDLSKWTVAGSASVTRNAVGQSQLTVGQGATSVSQQLTGLTLGTYAASVYVSTATGRKATLAVTPAGGAEQSAYATSSPYRNNVGADEKNGSTMQRMRVLFDVPAGQSTATLALRADAATGTAGFDDVRVVRTARGPQGGHTFAEDFEHVDSGWYPFVVGPAGGAAADPRTHLAQLNAPYTQAGWNGKLIDDVLAGANSLKSHEERPGLLYQTIPQTLRFEPGHQYKVTFEYQQSVAGDYAFTLGAGTAQVSSDTLPQARTTNTFTKTFTAGADAWIGMRKLTAETSDSDRDLVVDDLAVDDLGSTTSPNLALNKPATASSAQSADYPATAATDGSATSRWSSAFATDPQWIQIDLGSVKSVNRVVLNWEVAYGRAYTVQLSDDGATWRDVYSTTTSDGGTDELTGLNGSGRHLRVTGTQRATGYGYSLWEVEAYS; this is encoded by the coding sequence ATGAGACCGCTCCGCCCCACGTCCCTCCTCTGCGCCGCCGTCCTCGGCCTCGGCACCACGCTGGTGGCCGGGATCGCGCCCGCCACCGCCGCCGGAACCGTCACCATCGCCTCACCCGCCCTCGCGGTCCAGGTCGACACCGCCTTCCCCCGGGTCGTCCAGTTCACCGACCAGGCCACCGGCGCCGTCCTCCACGGCAACGAGGACCCCCTCACCCAGGTGAACCTCAACGGCTCCGCGCAGACCCCGATCGTGACCAGCACCGTCGCCGCCGACCACGTCGACTACACGATGGCCTTCGCCAACGGGGACACGGTCAAGGCCACCCTGTCGGTCAGCGGCAGCGCCCTCACCTTCGCCGTCACCTCGATCGCCGACAGCGCCGTACCCGTCACCTCGCTCTCGATCCCGCAGCACAACCTCGTCTCGGTGCGCAGCTCCCAGCCCGGAGCCGCCGTGGAGACCACCCGGATGAACACCAACACCACCGGCACCGGGGACACCTTCACCCCGCTCACCTCCGGCACGACCGCGGACGCCGCCCCGCAGGGCGCCATGTACGCGATCCTCAACACCGGTTCCCTCGCCGCCTCGATCGCCACCAACTCGTACTACGACAGTCCGTCCGGCCAGAACGCGGCGGACAGCGGCCGGATCCAGAAGCAGACGGTGGCCAAGTCCGGCTACCGGCGGGCCGGTCTGTGGAGCGGCGACTGGCTGCACCGCGCGGCCGGAGCTCCGGGCACCGAACCGCTGCCGTACGCCAAGGTCGTGGTGACCGGCGACCGCAACGCCGACGCCGCCGTCGACTGGCAGGACGGAGCCGTCGCCTTCCGCTCGATCATGACCAGCCCCCAGGGCTGGCAGGACACCGCCCGCCGGGTCGTGCAGCGCATCCCGTACAACTTCGCCTCCCAGGCCACGCATCCCTTCCTCCAGACCCTGGACGAGACCAAGCGCGTGGCCCGGGCCACGGACGGGCTGGGCCAGTTCGTCCTGCTCAAGGGCTACGGCTCCGAGGGCCACGACTCGGCCCACCCCGACTACGGGCTGGTCGGCACCCGGCAGGGCGGCGCCGCCGACCTGAACACCCTGATCGCGGCGGGCGCCGGTTACAACGCCGACATCGGCGTGCACATCAACGACACCGAGGCCTACCCGGTCGCCCGCGGCTTCGACCCGGCGCTCCTCAACAGCGGGGGCGCGGACAAGGGATGGGACTACCTGGACCAGTCCTACCACCTGAACTACCGCCTGGACGGCACCAGCGGCAAGCGCCTGGCCCGCCTCCAGGAACTCAAAGCGGTCGCCCCCGACCTCAAGTTCCTCTACGTGGACACCTGGTACGGGGACGGCTACACCTCCCAGGCCCTGGCCCGCGAGATCAACGGCCTCGGCTACCAGCTCACCACCGAGTTCCCCGACAAGTTCGAGGACCAGTCCCTCTGGTCGCACTGGGCCAACGACCTCAACTACGGAGGCAGCAACTACAAGGGGGTCAACTCCCAGGTGGTGCGCTTCATCCGCAACCAGCAGCGCGACGACTGGATCGCCGGAGACCCGCTGCTCGGCGGCGGCACCCTGACCGCCTACGAGGGCTGGCAGGGCACGAAGGACTTCGCCAACTTCATCTCCACCACCTTCACCACCAACCTGCCCACCAAGTACCTCCAGGGCTTCACCATCCGCAAATGGGCCGCCAACCGCATCAACTTCGACGGCGGGGTCAGCGCCACCCTCAGCGGCGCCACCCGCACCATCAGCAAGGACGGCCACCCCGTCCTGATCGGCGACAGCTACTTGCTGCCCTGGAACCAGAGCGGCGAGTCGAAGCTGTACCACTGGAGCGGCGCGGGCGGCACCTCCACCTGGAACGTGCCCACCTCCTGGGCCCAGAACGGCACGGCCAAGCTGTACAAGCTCACCGACCAGGGCCGGGTCCCGGTCTCCGACCTCCCGGTGACCGGCGGCAAGGTCACCGTCACCGCCACCGCGAAGACCCCCTACGTCGTCTACCCCTCGGCCGCGCCGGTCCAGGCGGACGCCGGATTCGGTGAGGGCGGCCCGGTCCGGGACCCCGGTTTCACCTCCGGCGACCTGTCGAAGTGGACGGTCGCCGGCTCCGCGTCCGTCACCCGCAACGCCGTGGGCCAGTCGCAGCTGACCGTCGGCCAGGGCGCCACCTCCGTGTCGCAGCAGCTCACGGGCCTGACCCTGGGCACCTACGCGGCGAGCGTGTACGTCTCCACCGCCACCGGCCGCAAGGCCACCCTGGCCGTCACCCCGGCGGGCGGCGCCGAGCAGAGCGCCTACGCCACGAGTTCCCCGTACCGGAACAACGTCGGGGCGGACGAGAAGAACGGCAGCACCATGCAGCGGATGCGGGTGCTGTTCGACGTCCCGGCGGGCCAGTCCACCGCCACCCTGGCCCTGCGCGCCGACGCGGCGACGGGAACGGCCGGCTTCGACGACGTGCGCGTGGTGCGCACGGCCCGCGGTCCGCAGGGCGGCCACACCTTCGCGGAGGACTTCGAGCACGTCGACTCCGGCTGGTACCCCTTCGTCGTCGGCCCGGCGGGCGGAGCTGCGGCCGACCCGCGCACGCACCTGGCCCAGCTCAACGCCCCGTACACGCAGGCCGGCTGGAACGGCAAGCTGATCGACGACGTGCTCGCCGGCGCCAACTCCCTCAAATCCCACGAGGAACGCCCCGGACTGCTCTACCAGACCATCCCGCAGACCCTGCGCTTCGAGCCCGGCCACCAGTACAAGGTGACCTTCGAGTACCAGCAGTCCGTGGCCGGGGACTACGCCTTCACCCTGGGCGCCGGTACGGCCCAGGTCTCCTCCGACACGCTGCCGCAGGCCCGCACCACGAACACCTTCACCAAGACCTTCACGGCCGGGGCGGACGCCTGGATCGGCATGCGCAAGCTCACGGCGGAGACCTCCGACTCCGACCGGGACCTGGTCGTCGACGACCTGGCCGTGGACGACCTCGGGTCCACGACCTCGCCCAACCTGGCCCTGAACAAGCCGGCCACGGCCTCCTCGGCCCAGTCGGCGGACTACCCGGCGACGGCCGCCACCGACGGCAGCGCCACCAGCCGCTGGTCCTCGGCCTTCGCCACCGACCCGCAGTGGATCCAGATCGATCTGGGATCCGTGAAGAGCGTGAACCGGGTGGTCCTGAACTGGGAGGTCGCCTACGGCCGCGCCTACACGGTGCAGCTGTCGGACGACGGCGCCACCTGGAGGGACGTGTACTCCACCACCACGAGCGACGGCGGGACGGACGAACTGACCGGGCTGAACGGCAGCGGACGCCACCTCCGGGTGACCGGCACCCAGCGGGCGACCGGGTACGGCTACTCACTGTGGGAGGTGGAGGCCTACTCCTGA
- a CDS encoding ROK family transcriptional regulator: MRTDPRSVRRGGDEGGQGDAGIGPVVINGPARPAGRASIRRANLGLVLRLLRDTGPRSRARIADDAGLPRPTVTGLVTELIELGLVREGDAERDGSVGRPGQSVRIDGRALCGIGLEINVDYLAAVALTLGGDTVFERRVALDVRGAGPEAVLDCAAGLVREALATLDAAAIATAGVTVAAPGVVDIASGTVVYAANIGWRDIAAVSGIRARLGRGAPPLRLENDAKLGAVAEYLEASAAGIHDLIYVTGETGVGGGIISGGRLHRGAAGFAGEIGHMPLDPGGALCACGRRGCWETMVGLTALLRHAAAPEDPVHDPSLDLEARLTDLQARAAAGDSRTLEALDRIADGLGLGLALLADVLNPRAVVLGGYFTYFGDRLGPRVERLMAERVMAPDTGGCRLLLSTLGFTAPARGGALLALDPVYEDPARTVAAAATGA; encoded by the coding sequence GTGAGGACAGATCCGCGAAGCGTGCGGCGCGGCGGCGACGAGGGCGGGCAGGGGGATGCCGGCATCGGCCCCGTCGTGATCAACGGCCCGGCCAGGCCCGCCGGCCGGGCCTCCATCCGCCGCGCCAATCTCGGTCTCGTGCTGCGCCTCCTGCGCGACACCGGACCGCGTTCCCGGGCCCGGATCGCCGATGACGCGGGGCTGCCGCGGCCCACGGTCACCGGGCTGGTCACCGAGCTCATCGAACTCGGCCTGGTCCGCGAGGGGGACGCCGAGCGGGACGGCTCGGTCGGGCGCCCCGGCCAGAGCGTCCGGATCGACGGCCGCGCGCTGTGCGGGATCGGCCTGGAGATCAACGTCGACTACCTGGCCGCCGTGGCCCTGACCCTGGGCGGGGACACCGTCTTCGAGCGGCGGGTCGCCCTGGACGTCCGCGGCGCCGGGCCCGAGGCCGTCCTGGACTGCGCCGCCGGGCTGGTCCGCGAAGCCCTCGCCACCCTCGACGCGGCCGCGATCGCCACGGCCGGGGTCACCGTCGCCGCTCCCGGAGTCGTGGACATCGCGTCGGGCACCGTCGTCTACGCCGCGAACATCGGCTGGCGCGACATCGCCGCGGTCAGCGGGATCCGCGCCCGCCTGGGGCGCGGGGCGCCCCCGCTGCGCCTGGAGAACGACGCCAAACTCGGTGCCGTGGCCGAGTACTTGGAGGCCTCCGCGGCCGGCATCCACGACCTCATCTACGTCACCGGCGAGACGGGCGTGGGCGGCGGGATCATCAGCGGCGGCCGGCTCCACCGCGGCGCCGCCGGGTTCGCGGGGGAGATCGGCCACATGCCGCTCGACCCGGGCGGGGCGCTCTGCGCCTGCGGGCGCCGGGGCTGCTGGGAGACCATGGTCGGGCTCACGGCCCTGTTGCGGCACGCCGCCGCCCCGGAGGATCCCGTCCACGACCCCTCCCTCGACCTCGAGGCCCGGCTGACGGACCTCCAGGCGCGGGCGGCCGCCGGGGACTCCCGCACGCTGGAGGCCCTGGACCGGATCGCCGACGGCCTGGGCCTCGGGCTGGCGCTGCTGGCGGACGTCCTGAATCCGCGCGCCGTGGTGCTCGGCGGCTACTTCACCTACTTCGGCGACCGGCTGGGCCCACGGGTGGAGCGGCTGATGGCCGAGCGGGTCATGGCACCGGACACGGGCGGCTGCCGCCTGCTGCTCTCCACCCTGGGCTTCACCGCGCCGGCCCGCGGCGGGGCGCTGCTCGCCCTCGACCCGGTGTACGAGGACCCGGCCCGGACGGTGGCGGCGGCGGCGACGGGGGCCTGA
- a CDS encoding glycosyltransferase family 2 protein → MSFHHLPQPPSDEELYWYFGPQRRWVLISTSLAFVFTAATMFTFALRTPALWAFLAVLGLNLVALVLSSVNSLRQRRLTRPSHEVLVRAWQPARLPGVDLYLPTCGEPLPVLDNAYRAVASVDWPGALTTWVLDDADRPEVAALAASYGYEYVVRPDRGHLKKAGNLNHALTLSSAEFIAILDADFAPRPDFLRHLVPYLADPAVGIVQSPQCFDTDGSMGWIQRAAGSAQEWFFRWIQPSRDASDAAICCGSNAVYRRAAIDLAGGFARLDHSEDLYTGLALHARGFRTLYVPVLVAKGTSPDEVTSFVNQQYRWAMGNLHLLTSPVLRKMGAPWRMRLCFYEGVVGYLAAAVNTFAAPLPPLVMMFWYPDDIRPWHVLPLLAPLWLWHVLLPRISRTRWRVEVIRANVLTSVAATTAFLHTLRGRSADWVPTGTRGPARSGGMARRVVGVSLLWLVLSNGAAGAGLALAVARNGWEPNWGLLLYFLVQCQINGPLVRDLISELRPAAAAGKSTGAALSGDTAAGPGPEPRGGRRRSLVRAFGGHSPSGVLPRRWPETLAASAVLLLTGLLASGWVNPMLPWLS, encoded by the coding sequence ATGAGCTTTCATCATCTTCCGCAACCACCTTCCGACGAGGAGCTCTACTGGTACTTCGGCCCGCAACGACGCTGGGTCCTCATCAGCACGAGCCTCGCCTTCGTCTTCACCGCGGCGACCATGTTCACCTTCGCGCTGCGCACTCCGGCCCTGTGGGCCTTCCTCGCCGTCCTCGGGCTCAACCTCGTCGCCCTCGTCCTCTCCTCGGTGAACAGCCTGCGGCAGCGCAGGCTGACCCGGCCCTCGCACGAGGTGCTCGTGCGCGCCTGGCAGCCCGCCCGACTGCCCGGCGTGGACCTGTACCTGCCGACCTGCGGCGAGCCCCTCCCCGTTCTGGACAACGCCTACCGCGCCGTGGCATCGGTCGACTGGCCCGGCGCGCTGACCACATGGGTCCTGGACGACGCCGACCGGCCCGAAGTCGCCGCGCTGGCGGCCTCGTACGGGTACGAGTACGTCGTACGGCCCGACCGGGGACATCTGAAGAAGGCCGGGAACCTCAATCACGCGCTGACCCTGAGCAGCGCCGAGTTCATCGCCATCCTCGACGCCGACTTCGCACCCCGGCCGGACTTCCTGCGTCATCTCGTGCCCTATCTGGCCGACCCGGCCGTCGGGATCGTGCAGAGCCCGCAGTGCTTCGACACCGACGGGTCCATGGGCTGGATCCAGCGCGCCGCGGGCTCCGCCCAGGAGTGGTTCTTCCGCTGGATCCAGCCGTCCCGGGACGCGAGCGACGCCGCCATCTGCTGCGGCAGCAACGCCGTCTACCGGCGCGCCGCCATCGACCTGGCCGGCGGCTTCGCCCGCCTCGACCACAGTGAGGACCTGTACACCGGCCTCGCCCTGCACGCCCGGGGGTTCCGCACCCTGTACGTGCCGGTGCTGGTCGCCAAGGGCACCTCCCCCGATGAGGTCACCTCCTTCGTCAACCAGCAGTACCGGTGGGCGATGGGCAACCTCCACCTCCTCACCTCGCCCGTCCTGCGGAAGATGGGCGCGCCCTGGCGGATGCGCCTGTGCTTCTACGAGGGAGTCGTCGGCTACCTGGCCGCCGCCGTGAACACCTTCGCGGCGCCGCTGCCGCCCCTGGTGATGATGTTCTGGTACCCCGACGACATCCGGCCCTGGCACGTCCTGCCGCTCCTCGCCCCGCTGTGGCTCTGGCACGTGCTGCTGCCGCGGATCAGCAGGACCCGCTGGCGGGTGGAGGTCATCCGGGCGAACGTCCTGACGAGCGTCGCCGCCACCACCGCCTTCCTGCACACCCTGCGCGGCCGCAGCGCCGACTGGGTGCCCACCGGCACCCGGGGCCCCGCCCGCTCCGGCGGGATGGCCCGCCGGGTGGTGGGCGTCTCGCTGCTCTGGCTGGTCCTCTCCAACGGGGCTGCCGGGGCGGGCCTGGCGCTGGCCGTGGCCCGCAACGGCTGGGAGCCCAACTGGGGTCTGCTCCTCTACTTCCTGGTGCAGTGCCAGATCAACGGCCCGCTGGTCCGGGACCTGATCTCCGAGCTGCGGCCGGCGGCGGCCGCCGGGAAGTCCACCGGGGCCGCCCTCTCCGGGGACACCGCCGCCGGGCCCGGACCGGAGCCGCGCGGCGGCCGTCGCCGCAGCCTCGTACGGGCCTTCGGCGGCCACTCCCCCAGCGGCGTGCTGCCGCGCCGCTGGCCCGAGACCCTCGCCGCCTCGGCGGTGCTCCTGCTCACCGGCCTGCTGGCATCCGGGTGGGTCAACCCCATGCTTCCCTGGCTGAGTTGA
- a CDS encoding SGNH hydrolase domain-containing protein, whose amino-acid sequence MHSPVPSSLPVPAPPPEAPGAPGAPAPSAPSAPPASSAGESGPSPHRSAFRPDIEGLRAVAVLAVLAFHAGVPGLAGGFVGVDVFFVVSGYLITGLLVREAITTGRIRLLDFFSRRARRLLPSAAVVLGAVALAGAWLTVPLRRADLEHDVVAAALSVANWRFVAQRTDYLAAGHEQSPLLHFWSLAVEEQFYLLWAPLLALIVLAAARAVRRGRAVRATVALAAVPLVLASFALSLRWTDHSPSLAYLATPSRVWQFGVGALVALLPWHLLRGPRPLRLLCGWAGGTAIVWSALAYDASTPYPGYPALVPTLGAAAVILAAIPGRGERSAPGHYGIGRLLAGRAPRAVGRLSYTLYLWHWPVLVLAEARFGPQDWPVKAALTLAAALPAYATMRWVEQPLRRSRTVSELPRRGLSVGITAVVLPLVLALVVGTTTLNLLGPATPVQSAGLPPGAVSGPHLLARTGSAPLEAGPVVPAPAQARADFPPDGACEVAPAVTRSPDCLFGAVDSPDRIVLLGDSHAGQWFSAMLAMASQRGWALQELVKQGCPLPQLAVDSPQLGRAYRECDTWRADALERLRRQPKPRLIVISSLNRYTDDSGLLAEAWEKTLEPLRAIGAPIVYVEDTPVPGTDVPACVSGSPEDPAACAFSRTDARQPDPLARRIAAGSLPGVRAVSVNPVLCPGDGPTCPAVLDRIMLYRDDAHLTNAAVVVLTPRLERLLTDSGALPAVGASATAPGQARPTGPTGPTGWTEVFREEFDGPAGSPPSSANWLHDTGTCYPGCPAAQWGTGEIETMTDSTDNVRLDGKGALEIVPTRTDGAWKSGRIETRRSDFAPPAGGTLRIEAAIALPGVTGAGAAGYWPAFWTLGAPLRDGYTGWPGVGELDIMESVNGRDSVFATMHCGTLEGGPCREPAGLSSGPRPCGDCRTGFHTYAVEVDLSPGAEEVRWYLDGRVHHRVAASEMDPGTWKRAVDHGLFLILNVAIGGNLPLADGATPGPATEPGHPMRVDRVTVSTRARPA is encoded by the coding sequence ATGCACTCCCCCGTCCCCTCCTCCCTTCCCGTCCCCGCACCGCCCCCCGAAGCCCCTGGAGCCCCAGGAGCCCCTGCGCCGTCCGCGCCGTCCGCCCCGCCGGCGAGCTCCGCGGGCGAGTCCGGGCCCAGTCCGCACCGGTCCGCGTTCCGGCCCGACATCGAGGGGCTGCGCGCCGTCGCCGTCCTCGCGGTCCTCGCCTTCCACGCCGGGGTGCCGGGGCTCGCGGGCGGATTCGTCGGCGTGGACGTCTTCTTCGTCGTGTCCGGCTACCTCATCACCGGCCTGCTCGTCCGCGAGGCGATCACCACCGGCCGGATCCGGCTCCTGGACTTCTTCTCCCGGCGGGCCCGCCGGCTCCTGCCCTCCGCCGCCGTCGTCCTCGGCGCGGTGGCGCTGGCCGGCGCCTGGCTGACCGTGCCCCTGCGCCGCGCCGACCTGGAGCACGACGTGGTCGCGGCGGCGCTCTCCGTCGCCAACTGGCGGTTCGTCGCCCAGCGGACCGACTACCTCGCCGCCGGGCACGAGCAGAGCCCGCTGCTGCACTTCTGGTCCCTCGCCGTCGAGGAGCAGTTCTACCTCCTCTGGGCGCCGCTGCTCGCCCTGATCGTGCTCGCCGCGGCCCGTGCCGTACGCCGCGGCCGCGCCGTGCGTGCCACCGTGGCACTGGCCGCCGTACCGCTGGTGCTGGCTTCGTTCGCGCTGTCGCTGCGCTGGACGGACCACTCACCTTCGCTCGCGTACCTCGCCACGCCCTCGCGGGTCTGGCAGTTCGGGGTCGGCGCGCTGGTGGCCCTGCTGCCCTGGCACCTCCTGCGCGGCCCGCGCCCGCTGCGGCTGCTGTGCGGCTGGGCCGGGGGCACGGCGATCGTCTGGAGCGCACTCGCCTACGACGCGTCCACGCCCTATCCCGGCTACCCGGCCCTGGTACCGACCCTGGGGGCCGCTGCCGTGATCCTCGCCGCGATACCCGGCCGGGGCGAACGCAGCGCGCCCGGCCACTACGGGATCGGCCGGCTCCTCGCGGGGCGGGCGCCCCGGGCGGTGGGGCGGCTCTCCTACACCCTGTACCTGTGGCACTGGCCGGTGCTCGTCCTCGCCGAGGCCCGCTTCGGCCCCCAGGACTGGCCGGTGAAGGCCGCCCTCACCCTGGCCGCCGCACTGCCCGCCTACGCCACCATGCGCTGGGTCGAGCAGCCGCTGCGCCGCAGCCGTACCGTCTCCGAACTCCCGCGCCGGGGGCTGTCGGTGGGCATCACGGCCGTGGTCCTGCCGTTGGTCCTCGCGCTCGTGGTGGGGACGACCACGCTGAACCTGCTGGGCCCGGCGACGCCCGTCCAGTCGGCCGGACTGCCCCCGGGCGCCGTCTCCGGCCCGCACCTGCTCGCCCGTACGGGCTCCGCGCCGCTGGAGGCGGGCCCGGTCGTGCCCGCCCCCGCGCAGGCGCGGGCCGACTTCCCCCCGGACGGCGCCTGCGAGGTGGCACCGGCCGTGACCCGCAGCCCGGACTGCCTGTTCGGCGCGGTGGACAGCCCGGACCGGATCGTGCTGCTCGGCGATTCGCACGCCGGCCAGTGGTTCTCCGCGATGCTCGCCATGGCCTCCCAACGCGGCTGGGCGCTACAGGAGTTGGTGAAACAGGGCTGCCCGCTGCCGCAGCTCGCGGTGGACAGCCCCCAGCTCGGCCGCGCCTATCGGGAGTGCGACACCTGGCGGGCCGACGCCCTGGAGCGGCTGCGGCGGCAGCCGAAGCCGCGGCTCATCGTGATCTCCTCGCTCAACCGCTACACCGACGATTCCGGACTGCTCGCCGAGGCCTGGGAGAAGACCCTCGAACCCCTGCGGGCCATCGGTGCGCCGATCGTCTACGTCGAAGACACGCCCGTGCCCGGTACGGACGTCCCCGCGTGCGTGTCCGGCAGCCCCGAGGACCCCGCCGCCTGCGCGTTCAGCCGTACGGACGCCCGGCAGCCCGACCCGCTGGCCCGGCGGATCGCCGCCGGCTCCCTGCCCGGCGTACGGGCCGTGAGCGTGAACCCGGTGCTGTGCCCGGGTGACGGGCCGACCTGCCCGGCCGTGCTGGACCGCATCATGCTCTACCGGGACGACGCGCACCTGACTAACGCGGCGGTCGTCGTGCTGACCCCCCGGCTCGAGCGGCTGCTCACGGACTCGGGGGCACTGCCCGCCGTGGGCGCGTCCGCCACCGCACCCGGACAGGCCCGGCCGACGGGGCCTACGGGGCCGACGGGGTGGACCGAGGTCTTCCGGGAGGAGTTCGACGGCCCCGCGGGCAGCCCGCCGTCCTCCGCGAACTGGCTGCACGACACCGGCACGTGCTACCCGGGCTGCCCCGCGGCCCAGTGGGGCACGGGTGAGATCGAGACGATGACCGACTCCACCGACAACGTCCGCCTCGACGGCAAGGGCGCGCTGGAGATCGTCCCCACCCGCACGGACGGCGCGTGGAAGTCGGGCCGCATCGAGACCCGGCGCTCCGATTTCGCGCCCCCGGCCGGCGGGACCCTGCGGATCGAGGCCGCGATCGCCCTGCCCGGGGTGACCGGCGCCGGGGCGGCGGGCTACTGGCCGGCGTTCTGGACGCTCGGGGCGCCGCTGCGCGACGGGTACACGGGCTGGCCGGGCGTCGGTGAGCTCGACATCATGGAATCGGTCAACGGCCGGGACAGCGTCTTCGCCACCATGCACTGCGGAACCCTGGAAGGCGGCCCGTGCCGCGAACCGGCGGGCCTGAGCTCGGGCCCGCGGCCGTGCGGGGACTGCCGTACGGGCTTCCACACGTACGCCGTCGAGGTTGACCTCTCCCCGGGCGCCGAGGAGGTGCGCTGGTACCTGGACGGTCGCGTGCACCACCGGGTGGCCGCCTCGGAGATGGACCCGGGCACCTGGAAGCGGGCGGTGGACCACGGCCTCTTCCTGATCCTCAACGTGGCCATCGGCGGCAACCTCCCCCTGGCCGACGGCGCGACCCCCGGCCCGGCCACCGAACCGGGCCACCCGATGCGGGTCGACCGGGTAACGGTCTCCACGCGGGCCCGGCCCGCCTGA